GCGGCGCACCTGCTCCCGGAAGTCCTCCCGGTGCAGCACCAGCGACCGGGAGTCGCGCCCCCGCGCCACCTGATGCGGCGCGGCGGCCTGCAGCGTGGCGCTCAGATGCAGCCGGGCCAGCTTCCCCTCGGGCCGGCGGGCCCGGATGGTGTGCCCGGCGTCCGTCTCGGCGGGGGAGCGGCGCCCCTGGGCGCCCTTCCCGGTCCCGTCCACCCTGAACAGCCGGGTCCGGTACGGCTCCCCGGACGCCACCGGCGCGCTCTCCCGCGGCCGCGGCCCGCCCGCACCCGGCGGCGGCGCGGCGGCCCCGTCCGGCTCGGACGCCGCCGAACCCTCCGGCACCCCCTCCGGCTCCGGCGCACCGCCGGGACCGCCGTCCGGACCACCGTCGGGACCGTCCCCGTCGGGGCCCTGGGGCCCCGGACCGTCGTCCTCCGGGCCCTCCTCCGGCTGCTCGGCGTGCTCGGCCAGCGTCCGGTCCAGCTGCTCCTCGTCCAGGCCCGGCGCGTCGAACGGGTTGCGCCGCCGGCGGTGCGGCAGGGCCAGCTGCGCCGCCTTGCGGACGTCCTCCTCCAGCACCCCGGTCCGGCCCGCCCAGGCGGCCAGCGCCACCGCGGTCCGGGCCATCACGATGTCCGCCCGCAGGCCGTCCACCTCGAACGCCGCGCAGACCGCGGTGATCTGGCGCAGCGCCGCGTCGGTCAGCTCGACCTCCGGCAGCAGCTTCCGGGCCGCGGCGATCCGCTCGGCCAGCGTCCGCTCCTCGGCGGCGAACCGGGCCGCGAAGCCCTCCGGGTCGGCGTCGTACGCCAGCCGGCGGCGTACCACCTCGGCCCGCTCCGCGGCGTCCCGGGTGGCGGCGATCTCCACGGTCAGGCCGAACCGGTCGAGCAGCTGCGGCCTCAGCTCGCCCTCCTCCGGGTTCATCGTGCCGACCAGCAGGAACCGGGCCGCGTGCCGCACCGACACGCCCTCGCGCTCCACGTACGAGCGGCCCATCGCGGCGGCGTCCAGCAGCAGGTCCACCAGGTGGTCCTGGAGCAGGTTCACCTCGTCGATGTACAGCACGCCCCGGTGGGCCCTGGCCAGCAGGCCCGGCTCGTACGCCTTCACGCCCTCGGCGAGGGCCCGCTCCAGGTCCAGCGAGCCGACGATCCGGTCCTCGGAGACGCCGACCGGCAGCTCCACCAGGTGCGCCGGGCGGTCGGCCACCGCGACCGCGGCGTGCGGGCCGTCCGGGCACTGCGGGTCCGCGGCCACGGGGTCGCAGGCGAACCGGCATCCGTCCACCGTCGCGATCGACGGCAGCAGCCCGGCCAGCGCCCGGACCATCGTCGACTTGGCGGTGCCCTTCTCGCCGCGCACCAGCACCCCGCCGACCGCCGGGGAGACCGCGTTCAGCAGCAGCCCCAGCCGCAGGTCGGCCATGCCGACCACGGCGGTGAACGGGTATCGGACGTCACTCATGCGTTGCCACTCCCAAGGGTGCTCCGGGCGGCAGGATCGGCAGTCCGCCGGGCGCCCCGCCCTCGATCAGCTTCCACAGCGCGTCGGTGTCCGCGTGTTCCTCGATCAGGTCCCCCAGCCGGTCCAGCCGCTCCTCGCGCAGCGCGGCGAACGAGGTGTCCGGCGCCGGGGTGAAGTCCCGCCCGGCCATCCCCGCCACCTCGCGCAGCAGCGCCCGCCGGAAGCCGTCGTTCTCCAGCGCGCCGTGCCAGGTCGTCCCCCACACCGCTCCCACCCGGCACCCGTCCAGGAACGGTTCGTCCCCGCCCTCGACCGACACCACTCCGTGGTGGATCTCGTACCCCTCGACCCGCTCCCCGTACGCCTCGCCGACCGGCCGGGCCAGCACCTTCTCGGCGCCGAACACCACCCGGGTCGGCAGCAGCCCGAGCCCGTCCACCGCGCCGGCCTTCGACTCGACCTCGTCCACGATGGTCCGGCCGAGCATCTGGTAGCCGCCGCACACCCCGAGCACCGGCAGCCCGGCCGCCGCCCGCGCCCGCAGCGGCGCCTCCATGCCGCGCTCGCGCAGCCACGCCAGGTCGGCGACGGTCGCCCGGGTACCGGGCAGCACCACCAGGTCGGCGTCGGCCAGCTCCTCCGGCCGGGTCGCCCAGCGGACCAGCACCCCCGGCTCCTGCGCCAGCGCGTCCACGTCGGTGAAGTTCGACAGCCGCGGGAAGCGCACCACGGCCACCCGCAGCACGTCCGCCCCGACCGGCGCCGCGGTGTCGCCGCGCTGCACCACCGTGGACAGGTCCAGCGAGTCCTCGGCGTCCAGCCACAGCCCGGACAGCATCGGCAGGGTGCCCAGCACCGGACGGCCGGTCAGCTCGCGCAGCATCTCCAGCCCCGGCGCCAGCAGCCGCGCGTCGCCGCGGAACTTGTTGACGAACCAGCCCGCCACCAGCCGCTGGTCCTCCGCCGACAGCAGCGCCAGCGTCCCGTACATCGCGGCGAACACCCCGCCGCGGTCGATGTCGCCGACCACCACCACCGGCAGGCCCGCCGCCGTGGCCAGGCCCATGTTGGCGATGTCCCGGTCCCGCAGGTTGATCTCGGCGGGCGAACCCGCGCCCTCGCAGACCACCACGTCGTACCGGTCGCGCAGGTCCGCCAGGCACTCCAGCGCCCGCTCCAGCAGCACCGGCTTGCGCTCCCGGTAGTCCAGCGCGCCGACCTCGGCCACCGGCCGGCCCAGCAGCACCACCTGGCTGCGGCCGTCCGCCCCGGGCTTGAGCAGCACCGGGTTCATCGCCGCCTCCGGCTCGACCCGGGCGGCCTGCGCCTGCATCGCCTGGGCGCGGCCGATCTCGGCGCCGTCGGCGGTGACGAAGGAGTTCAGCGACATGTTCTGCGCCTTGAACGGCGCCACCCGCACGCCCTGCCGGGCCAGCCACCGGCAGATCCCGGCGGTGACCACGCTCTTCCCGGCGTCCGAGGTCGTCCCCGCGACCAGCAGGGCCTTGCTCATGGGAGCTCCTTGTGTCCGTACGAGGGATCCGTGTGCCGCCGCAGGCCGCCCGCCAGCACCCGCGTGCCGACGGTGACCGCCAGGGCGAGGGTGCCGACACGGCGGGAGAGCAGGCAGGCGCGCTCGATGTCGTCCACGGTGACCGGACGGAGTTCGCCCCCGAGGATCGGCCGGTGCTCCGTCCTCCCCCAGCCTTCGGCCGGGGGGACCCCCGTCTCCGGGCGGGGCCCGTCGCCGTACCTCAGCGTCCCGCCGAGACGGACGCCGAGCGCGCCGGCGAACGCCGACTCGGCCTGCCCGGCGTTCGGGCTCGGATGGCTGGAGCCGTCCCGGCGCCAGACCCGCCACGCCCTCCGCGGTTCGGGCGCCGCCGCCACCGTCAGCAGCGCGGTCAGCCGGGCCCCCGGCCAGCCCGCCACGTCGTCCAGCCGGGCGGACGCCCAGCCGAACCGCCGGTACCGCGCCGACCGGTGACCCACCATCGCGTCCAGCGTGTTGACGGCCCGGAAGGCGAGCAGCCCGGGCGCGCCCGCGACCGCCCCCCAGGTGAGCGCGTTCACCACGGCGTCGGCGGTGTTCTCGGCCACCGACTCGACCACCGCGCGGGCCAGCTGACCCTCGTCCAGGCCGCGCGGATCGCGTCCGCACAGATGCGGCAGCCGCTCACGGGCGGCGTCGAGGTCGCCGGCGCGCAGCGACCGGGCGACGATCCGGGCCTCCCGGGTCAGCGAGGTACCGCCGAGCACGGTCCAGGTGGCGGCGGCGACCAGCGCGGCCCGGCCGGCGGTGCTGCGCCGCAGGGCGTGGTCGGCCAGCGCGGCGCCGGCGGCGACGGTGCCCACGCAGACGGCGGTGTGGACGGCCCCGGTGTCCCGGCGGTCGCGCCACAGCGCCTTCTCCAGGCGGGCCGCGGCGCTGCCGAACACGGCCACCGGATGGCCGCGCCGGGGATCGCCGAAACGGGCGTCGGCGAGGTATCCGGCGACCGCGCCCAGCAGGTACGGGGCGGCGGCGCTCAGACGGCGCACGGCAGGGCGGGAAGGTCTCGACGGAGCGTCGGCCGGACGGGGGCCGGGGCAGCCTGCATGGCGTGCGTGTCCTCACTCAGGGTCCGCGCCCTGGATCGACGAACCGGGGGCGAGAGTCTCCTGGCTCCCGGGTCCGACGCCCCTCGGGCCCCGCCGGCGGAGCCGGCCTGCCGTCGCGGCGACCCGTGACGGACCGCCGTGACCTGACCTCGGTCGATCGAGCGTGCTCCCCGGTGACAGTGGCGGGACCGCGCCGGATTCGCACCGGCTTCCTCTGCATGCCTCCGTTTGGCCCCAGGATCCCATCACGCGGCTTGACCGGCAGTCAACCGAGGTTGCGGAGGGTTTGGTCACACGTCGGTGTCGTCGACCGGCCGGGCTCGCGCCCCCGCGGGCCACCGTCGCTACCTCCGAGTAGCCGCTCGATTCGAGTGATCACGTTCGGAGGATCGTCCGATGAGCGGCGCGGCCCCTCCCCGGTACTTCGTGTCTTCGGCGGGTGTGTGTTCCTCCAGTACCGCACCTACGTTCTTGTGCCATGCGACGTAGACCGCCCACCCCCACCCCGGTGCCGTTCTCCCCGGCGGCGGCCCGCGCCCACCGCGCCGGGCTCGGCCTGACGCCGGACCAGGTCGCCGAGGGCATGGCGGCCCACGGCGTCCGGCTGCTTTCCTCCCACGTCCTCGGCTGGGAGGCGGGCGAGATCCGGCCCACCGAGGAGGAGTTCATCGCCCTCTCCCGCGCCCTGTGGTGCCAGCCCGCCAGCCTGATGGGCACCCGCCCCGCCTCCCTCCGCGACTTCCGGGTCGCCCGCGAACTCTCCGCCGACCAGGCCGCCCGGCGCATCGGCGTCTCCCTCCAGGTGTACGAGCAGGCCGAGGCCACCGGCCGCTGGACCGGCGACGAGGACCAGACGTACGCGCTGGCGCACGGGCTCGGCATCGGCCTGCGGGACCTGGTCCGGGTGACCGACCGTCAGGCCGAGCTCGACGGCGTCCTCAAACGGGCCGTGGAGGGCCGCTGGCAGGCCCAGCTGACCCCGCTGGCCCGGCTGGTGCCGGCGCCCGCGGACGCGCTCTCCGCCGCCCTGGCCGCCCTGCAGAACGAGTACCTGGTCCCGACGCACTGGGGCTCCGCCACCCCGGCCGCCGACCGGACCCCGCGCACACCGCACGCGGAGCGCTTCTGGGAACTCCTCGCCGCCGAGGAGTCCGACATCCCGGTCTGAAGGCAGGTCGGTGGGGGCCTCACGCGTGCCCGTACGGGGGGCCTCCGGTGGACGGTGGGGCGGGGCGCGGGTGGACTGGATGTCTTGACGTCGAATCCGTCCGCGACCAGCGAACCAGCACACCGGGGAGCGCTCATGCGTTGGGGAACCGCCGCCATCGTGGCAGCCGCCGCCGTCGGAACCGGGGCGGCCTTCCTGCTGCTCGGCCGCAGGGTGAGCGAGCGCTCGCTGCGGCCGGGCTCCGCCGAGCACTACCCCACCGTCGTCCGGGTCCACGACCTGGGCTCCGGCCGGGTCACCGTCACCCGCACCCCGGACACCCTTCGCCCCGGCCACTACGCCCTGGAGTGGGCCGGGGGCGGCCACGCGGTGATCGGCGAGGTGCTCGGCGGCGACGCGCAGAGCGTCACCCGCCGGCTGGAACGCGCGGACGGCGGCACCCTCGCGGTCGGCATCGAGGTGCGGGTCACCCCGCTGGTGCACCTGGGTGATCCGCGGACCGCGCTCGGCCTGGACTTCACCGAGACCGCCGTGGACGGCGAGCTCGGCGTGATGCCCGCCTGGTACGTCCCGGCGATCCGCGGGACGTGGGTGATCCTGGTGCACGGTCCGGGCAGCGACCGGCGGCAGGCGCTCCCGGTGATCCCGCTGCTGCACGCCCTCCGGATGCCCACGCTGACCATCACCTACCGCGGCGACCCGGACGCGCCGGCCCCGCCCGACGGCCTCGGCCACTTCGGCGAGACGGAGTGGCGGGACGTCGAGGCCGCGATCCGGTTCGCGCTGGACTGCGGCGCCGGCAAGGTCGTCCTGTACGGCTGGTCGCTCGGCGCCACCATGGCGCTGCAGACCGCCGCCCGCTCGACCTGGCGGGACGCCGTCGCCGGGCTGGTGCTGGACTCCCCGGTGCTGGACCTGTCCGCCTCCGTCCGGCGGGAGGCGGTCCGGGCCGGGGTACCCGCCCCGCTGGCCGGGCTCGGCGCGCTGGCCGCGGAGGGCCGCTCCGGGGTGGACCTGGCGAGCTTCGCGCGGATCGCCGAGGGGCGCGACCTGCACATGCCGACCCTGGTGCTGCACAGCCCGGTGGACGGGGTGGCGCCCTGGGCCGCCGCCGAGCGGCTCGCCCGGCGGCGGGAGGACCTGGTCAGCCTGCAGGCCGTTCCGGGCGCCGAGCACACCGCGCTCTGGAACGCCGACCCGGAGGCGTACGGCGAGGCGCTGCGGCGCTGGATGACCCCGCTGCTCTGAGCCGCCCGACACGCCCGACGGCAGCCGCCCGACACGCCGGACGCCGTGGGGCGGCCAGCGAGTATATGACGTGGTCATGCCATGTCGGGGCCTCGGGCGGCCCGGTTTGCGGGCTGTTGCCCGGTCTGGGCCTCGTACGGCGGCGGACCGCCGCAAGACGCGCCGGACCCGATGTGACAGAACGCCCGTGCACGGGGAAGACTGCACGGCGTGACGTCTCGGAACCCGCGCGACCGTGATGCCCCGCACCAGCCCACGATCCGTACCGGTGCGACGGTGACCCGTCTGCCTGGCACCGGCGGACGGCTCGACGGCACACCCCCGGGCAGCCCCGGTGCCGCCCGCCGCCGTACCCCCGCCCCCAAGCCCGGCCGCGGGCGGG
The window above is part of the Kitasatospora sp. HUAS MG31 genome. Proteins encoded here:
- a CDS encoding cobalamin biosynthesis protein; the encoded protein is MSAAAPYLLGAVAGYLADARFGDPRRGHPVAVFGSAAARLEKALWRDRRDTGAVHTAVCVGTVAAGAALADHALRRSTAGRAALVAAATWTVLGGTSLTREARIVARSLRAGDLDAARERLPHLCGRDPRGLDEGQLARAVVESVAENTADAVVNALTWGAVAGAPGLLAFRAVNTLDAMVGHRSARYRRFGWASARLDDVAGWPGARLTALLTVAAAPEPRRAWRVWRRDGSSHPSPNAGQAESAFAGALGVRLGGTLRYGDGPRPETGVPPAEGWGRTEHRPILGGELRPVTVDDIERACLLSRRVGTLALAVTVGTRVLAGGLRRHTDPSYGHKELP
- a CDS encoding helix-turn-helix domain-containing protein, encoding MRRRPPTPTPVPFSPAAARAHRAGLGLTPDQVAEGMAAHGVRLLSSHVLGWEAGEIRPTEEEFIALSRALWCQPASLMGTRPASLRDFRVARELSADQAARRIGVSLQVYEQAEATGRWTGDEDQTYALAHGLGIGLRDLVRVTDRQAELDGVLKRAVEGRWQAQLTPLARLVPAPADALSAALAALQNEYLVPTHWGSATPAADRTPRTPHAERFWELLAAEESDIPV
- a CDS encoding cobyric acid synthase — its product is MSKALLVAGTTSDAGKSVVTAGICRWLARQGVRVAPFKAQNMSLNSFVTADGAEIGRAQAMQAQAARVEPEAAMNPVLLKPGADGRSQVVLLGRPVAEVGALDYRERKPVLLERALECLADLRDRYDVVVCEGAGSPAEINLRDRDIANMGLATAAGLPVVVVGDIDRGGVFAAMYGTLALLSAEDQRLVAGWFVNKFRGDARLLAPGLEMLRELTGRPVLGTLPMLSGLWLDAEDSLDLSTVVQRGDTAAPVGADVLRVAVVRFPRLSNFTDVDALAQEPGVLVRWATRPEELADADLVVLPGTRATVADLAWLRERGMEAPLRARAAAGLPVLGVCGGYQMLGRTIVDEVESKAGAVDGLGLLPTRVVFGAEKVLARPVGEAYGERVEGYEIHHGVVSVEGGDEPFLDGCRVGAVWGTTWHGALENDGFRRALLREVAGMAGRDFTPAPDTSFAALREERLDRLGDLIEEHADTDALWKLIEGGAPGGLPILPPGAPLGVATHE
- a CDS encoding alpha/beta hydrolase; protein product: MRWGTAAIVAAAAVGTGAAFLLLGRRVSERSLRPGSAEHYPTVVRVHDLGSGRVTVTRTPDTLRPGHYALEWAGGGHAVIGEVLGGDAQSVTRRLERADGGTLAVGIEVRVTPLVHLGDPRTALGLDFTETAVDGELGVMPAWYVPAIRGTWVILVHGPGSDRRQALPVIPLLHALRMPTLTITYRGDPDAPAPPDGLGHFGETEWRDVEAAIRFALDCGAGKVVLYGWSLGATMALQTAARSTWRDAVAGLVLDSPVLDLSASVRREAVRAGVPAPLAGLGALAAEGRSGVDLASFARIAEGRDLHMPTLVLHSPVDGVAPWAAAERLARRREDLVSLQAVPGAEHTALWNADPEAYGEALRRWMTPLL
- a CDS encoding putative cobaltochelatase; its protein translation is MSDVRYPFTAVVGMADLRLGLLLNAVSPAVGGVLVRGEKGTAKSTMVRALAGLLPSIATVDGCRFACDPVAADPQCPDGPHAAVAVADRPAHLVELPVGVSEDRIVGSLDLERALAEGVKAYEPGLLARAHRGVLYIDEVNLLQDHLVDLLLDAAAMGRSYVEREGVSVRHAARFLLVGTMNPEEGELRPQLLDRFGLTVEIAATRDAAERAEVVRRRLAYDADPEGFAARFAAEERTLAERIAAARKLLPEVELTDAALRQITAVCAAFEVDGLRADIVMARTAVALAAWAGRTGVLEEDVRKAAQLALPHRRRRNPFDAPGLDEEQLDRTLAEHAEQPEEGPEDDGPGPQGPDGDGPDGGPDGGPGGAPEPEGVPEGSAASEPDGAAAPPPGAGGPRPRESAPVASGEPYRTRLFRVDGTGKGAQGRRSPAETDAGHTIRARRPEGKLARLHLSATLQAAAPHQVARGRDSRSLVLHREDFREQVRRGRESNLVLFVVDASGSMAARQRMTAVKGAVLSLLMDAYQRRDKIGMITFRGAQAELALPPTSSVEVGAARLEQLPTGGRTPLAAGLLRAHEVLRVERMRDPDRRPLLVVVTDGRATGGRDALTQAHRSADLLAAQGLAAVVLDCESGPVRLGLARTLAARLGAPAVTLDELRAEGVASLVRHTRSSDPRKAA